From a single Solenopsis invicta isolate M01_SB chromosome 6, UNIL_Sinv_3.0, whole genome shotgun sequence genomic region:
- the LOC105200573 gene encoding odorant receptor Or1 isoform X1: MARKTTTGSSLEQFRKLSVLHLTYLKYIGLWYKFDSNVSIFLRGLYYVYNKFVLISIIAFSATIFADVCSSLDDLSSVTDNGCMFTGLIVVVFKLMIFQTRSDRIIQLLHKSIDSYNQLCKFPIGNEKKILDKYLLFCRMIFYAFSVMGVCLGIGILFLVPLEKGQLPIKARYPFNTTVYPGHGISYSFEVYCVFIAMTSIVGMESFVINLCSMFLVQFAILNVHFKSCGNGQHHAMSNGIGKRDSLGTIVKNACFEVYSTIEASCGKDNYDSDAICRGGFDERFGRSIRNHQRLLAIVDDFNEIFSSCLFVQMFSSTSMICLTCFQFTLVIGQSSNPFKTTVYMVTAFSQLFFFCLVGNEVIHQSALLMTSQWLSHWNDELSAKSGRLLILTLIFSKRTISLKAGAFFSLSMETFITIVKCAYSFFTLLSTMNLRDQ; encoded by the exons ATGGCACGAAAAACGACGACTGGCAGCAGTTTGGAACAGTTCCGGAAGTTGAGCGTTCTGCACCTCACCTATTTAAA GTATATTGGATTATGGTACAAATTCGATTCGAATGTGTCCATATTCTTAAGAGGCTTATACTATGTGTACAACAAATTTGTCCTAATAAGCATAATTGCCTTCTCGGCAACTATATTCGCTGACGTTTGTTCGAGTCTTGACGATCTGTCGAGTGTCACGGACAACGGCTGCATGTTCACCGGGCTCATCGTTGTGGTTTTTAAGCTAATGATCTTCCAAACTCGCTCTGACCGGATAATACAATTACTCCACAAGAGCATCGACAGCTACAATCAACTCTGCAAGTTTCCCA TTGGCAACGAAAAGAAAATCCTGGACAAATATTTGCTGTTTTGCCGCATGATCTTCTACGCGTTTTCCGTCATGGGCGTCTGCCTCGGGATTGGTATACTGTTTCTTGTGCCATTGGAAAAGGGACAGCTTCCGATCAAGGCGCGATATCCGTTCAACACGACCGTGTATCCGGGGCATGGGATCAGCTACTCCTTTGAGGTCTACTGCGTCTTCATCGCCATGACGTCTATCGTCGGGATGGAATCCTTTGTTATCAATCTATGCAGTATGTTTCTCGTGCAGTTCGCGATCTTGAACGTGCATTTTAAGAGCTGTGGCAACGGCCAGCACCATGCGATGTCAAATGGCATCGGTAAGCGAGACAGTTTAGGCACCATTGTTAAAAACGCTTGTTTTGAAGTATATTCTACGATCGAGGCCAGCTGCGGAAAGGATAATTACGATTCGGACGCAATTTGCCGCGGCGGCTTCGACGAACGGTTCGGACGATCCATCCGCAATCATCAACGTCTGCTCGCCATAGTAGACGACTTCAACGAGATCTTCAGCTCCTGCTTGTTCGTTCAGATGTTCTCGAGCACCTCGATGATTTGCCTAACCTGCTTCCAATTCACCTTG GTCATAGGCCAGAGCTCCAATCCCTTCAAGACTACGGTATACATGGTGACGGCCTTTTCAcagctcttttttttctgtttggTAGGAAACGAAGTGATACACCAG AGCGCATTGTTGATGACAAGCCAATGGTTGTCACATTGGAATGACGAGCTTTCCGCCAAGAGTGGTCGTCTGCTGATTCTGACcctaatattttcaaaaagaacGATAAGCCTGAAAGCAGGTGCGTTCTTCAGCTTATCCATGGAGACGTTTATCACG ATCGTGAAATGTGCGTACTCCTTCTTCACTCTGTTGAGCACCATGAACTTAAGAGATCAGTGA
- the LOC105200573 gene encoding uncharacterized protein LOC105200573 isoform X2: MARKTTTGSSLEQFRKLSVLHLTYLKYIGLWYKFDSNVSIFLRGLYYVYNKFVLISIIAFSATIFADVCSSLDDLSSVTDNGCMFTGLIVVVFKLMIFQTRSDRIIQLLHKSIDSYNQLCKFPIGNEKKILDKYLLFCRMIFYAFSVMGVCLGIGILFLVPLEKGQLPIKARYPFNTTVYPGHGISYSFEVYCVFIAMTSIVGMESFVINLCSMFLVQFAILNVHFKSCGNGQHHAMSNGIGKRDSLGTIVKNACFEVYSTIEASCGKDNYDSDAICRGGFDERFGRSIRNHQRLLAIVDDFNEIFSSCLFVQMFSSTSMICLTCFQFTLSALLMTSQWLSHWNDELSAKSGRLLILTLIFSKRTISLKAGAFFSLSMETFITIVKCAYSFFTLLSTMNLRDQ; this comes from the exons ATGGCACGAAAAACGACGACTGGCAGCAGTTTGGAACAGTTCCGGAAGTTGAGCGTTCTGCACCTCACCTATTTAAA GTATATTGGATTATGGTACAAATTCGATTCGAATGTGTCCATATTCTTAAGAGGCTTATACTATGTGTACAACAAATTTGTCCTAATAAGCATAATTGCCTTCTCGGCAACTATATTCGCTGACGTTTGTTCGAGTCTTGACGATCTGTCGAGTGTCACGGACAACGGCTGCATGTTCACCGGGCTCATCGTTGTGGTTTTTAAGCTAATGATCTTCCAAACTCGCTCTGACCGGATAATACAATTACTCCACAAGAGCATCGACAGCTACAATCAACTCTGCAAGTTTCCCA TTGGCAACGAAAAGAAAATCCTGGACAAATATTTGCTGTTTTGCCGCATGATCTTCTACGCGTTTTCCGTCATGGGCGTCTGCCTCGGGATTGGTATACTGTTTCTTGTGCCATTGGAAAAGGGACAGCTTCCGATCAAGGCGCGATATCCGTTCAACACGACCGTGTATCCGGGGCATGGGATCAGCTACTCCTTTGAGGTCTACTGCGTCTTCATCGCCATGACGTCTATCGTCGGGATGGAATCCTTTGTTATCAATCTATGCAGTATGTTTCTCGTGCAGTTCGCGATCTTGAACGTGCATTTTAAGAGCTGTGGCAACGGCCAGCACCATGCGATGTCAAATGGCATCGGTAAGCGAGACAGTTTAGGCACCATTGTTAAAAACGCTTGTTTTGAAGTATATTCTACGATCGAGGCCAGCTGCGGAAAGGATAATTACGATTCGGACGCAATTTGCCGCGGCGGCTTCGACGAACGGTTCGGACGATCCATCCGCAATCATCAACGTCTGCTCGCCATAGTAGACGACTTCAACGAGATCTTCAGCTCCTGCTTGTTCGTTCAGATGTTCTCGAGCACCTCGATGATTTGCCTAACCTGCTTCCAATTCACCTTG AGCGCATTGTTGATGACAAGCCAATGGTTGTCACATTGGAATGACGAGCTTTCCGCCAAGAGTGGTCGTCTGCTGATTCTGACcctaatattttcaaaaagaacGATAAGCCTGAAAGCAGGTGCGTTCTTCAGCTTATCCATGGAGACGTTTATCACG ATCGTGAAATGTGCGTACTCCTTCTTCACTCTGTTGAGCACCATGAACTTAAGAGATCAGTGA